The Mucilaginibacter sp. PAMB04168 genome contains the following window.
CACGGCGTATCATCCGCAACAGCTCTGCCATCCGAAGCACATATTTATTGCCATAATCTTCTTCTACATTAATTTTTGAATCGAAAATATACCTAATGTAGCCAATAATTGTTGCGTCCTCGCCATCAAAACCGGCCATATGAATAGCATAAAGGCGCTGCATGCTTGCCGTTGCCAAGCGCTGCTGTAAGCCCTGCAATACACGGCCTGCGCGGTTTTGATCGGTCACTATCTTAATAACATCTTCAAACAAAGCGGTACTTAGCCACTCCCATTTCTGTATTTTAACTTGTTGCAGCTTGTGTTCATAAATTTCAAACACCGCGGTAAGCAGGCCTTCAAACGATCCGTCGTATACAAGGGTAGTCATCATTAAAACAAGTTAAGCTGAGTAACCGAATTTTTTAAATACTTACTTTGCGACTGAGACAGGATGTACTGCTTAATGGCAGTTCCAGTTAAATCACGCTTTTCAAACTGCGGACTGTGGCAAGTAATAAAATACTTTGCCCGGTTCAATGCCACGCCTATCTTCTTTAATTGGTCCCAATTTAACCTACCGAACAGCCTTGCGCTAACAATTTTATGTGCCGACTGTAACCCTATACCAGGTACCCGTAATATCAATTGCAAGTCGGCTTTATTAATATCAATTGGAAAAACGTGCAAGTTGCGTAATCCCCAGCTTAGCTTTGGGTCGATGTCGAGATCGAGATGTGGATTTTGCCCATTTACAATTTCATTTACCTGGAAGCCATAGAATCGCATTAGCCAATCGGCCTGATAAAGGCGGTTTTCGCGCACCATAGGTACGCTAGTGTGCAGGTCGGGCAGGCGTTTATCACTTATTACAGGTACATATCCTGAGTAATAAACTCGTTTTAAATTGAAATTTTTGTAAAAATGATTGGCCGTATGCAAAACCTGATGATCAGTTTCGGGCGTAGCACCCACAATAACCTGGGTGCTTTGGCCGGCCGGTGCAAAAATGGGTGCTTTCTTAAACAAAGTCTTTTCTTCCGTCCGAAGAATGATTTCGTTTTTGAGAAATCCCATAGGTTGAATCATATCCTGGCGGTTCTTTTCGGGCGCTAAAAGCTTTAAACCCTCTTCTGTAGGCATTTCTAAATTAACGCTTAACCGATCGGCATACAAGCCCGCCTCTCGCATTAATTCGTCACTTGCTCCCGGAATTGATTTAAGATGAATGTAGCCGTTAAACTTGTGTTCGGTTCGCAGCTTTTTAGCAACGCGTACCAAACGTTCCATGGTAAAGTCGGCGTCTTTGAAAATACCGGAGCTAAGGAACAAGCCTTCGATATAATTGCGGCGGTAAAAATTTATAGTTAAATCAACTACTTCTTGCACAGTAAACGCAGCACGTTTTATGTCGTTGCTGCTACGTGAAACGCAATAAGCACAATCAAAAATACAGTGATTGGTAAGTAATATTTTAAGAAGCGATACACAGCGTCCATCTTCTGTATACGTATGGCAAATGCCGTTACTGGCATTACCTAATCCTTTGTTTTCGTTTTTACGCTTGCTACCGCTCGACGCACACGATACATCATATTTGGCAGCATCCGCTAAAATATTCAGCTTTTCAATTATACGTTTCTCATCCATACGATTTCAAAAATACTAATATTTTTAGCATGATTAGAATAGAATAAAAAACTTTACACAACTATAAGGGTTACAATTAAAAATATATATAATGGAAAAAGTGTATACAGCTGTTGTTACAGCTAAAGGCGGCCGTGATGGTCATATCAAATCGTCTGACGGCATTATTGACCTGGACTTGAAAAAACCGGTAGAAATGGGTGGTGAAGGCGGCAGTTTTACCAATCCAGAGCAATTATTTGCCGGTGCTTATGGCGCTTGTTATCTGGGCGCTTTAGGCAGCGTGGCCAAAAAAGATAACATTGATGTAAGCGAGGCAACGGCTGAGGTACACGTAAGCTTTAATAAGGACGATAACGCCTATGTGCTTTCGGCCGAATTGCATGTACACATTCCGGGTATGAGCCTGGACGAAACACAGCAACTGGCGGATAAAGCTCATCGTGCCTGTCCTTATTCGAAAGCTGTGCGGGGAAATATTGAGGTGAAGGTCATAGCAGTATAACGCAATCACCTTCTAATTAAAAGCTAACAATGGAAACGGTTCACAGCTCGAAGTTTCAAAAGCTTACGCTGTGAACCGTTTTTTATATACTTGGTTTTGAGGAAATATGTTGTTAATTAAGACACGGCAACTTCAGCGCTTTCAGTAATAGGCAACTGGTTTGGTCTGCCGTTTTTAAATGCTTTACGTGGAGTCAAACCCAGTAATTCAAACATGGCCATATCCTCATCAAATGACGGGTTAGGCGTAGTTAAAAGTTTTTCACCAGCAAAAATAGAACTAGCACCTGCCATAAAGCATAAGGCTTGTTCAACAGTGCTCATTTCGGTACGGCCTGCAGATAATCGCACTACCGTGCGCGGCATAATAATGCGGGCGGTTGCAATCATGCGCACCATATCCCAAACAGAAACCCTCGGCTGCTCGGCCAATGGGGTGCCTTGAACTGGTACAAGGGCGTTTACAGGCACCGACTCGGGATGCTTTGGCATATTAGACAAGGTCTTTAGCATGGAAATCCGATCTTCGACCGTTTCACCCAAGCCGATGATACCACCACTGCAAACTGAGATTTTAGCTTTCCTAACGTTTTCAATGGTTTTTAAACGGTCGTCATAAGTACGAGTAGTGATAATGCGCTTATAATCCTCTTCAGATGTGTCGAGGTTGTGGTTATAAGCGTATAAACCTGCATCGGCAAGCCGTTGAGCCTGACTTTCTGTAAGCATGCCTAAAGTGCAGCACACTTCCATATCCAGTTCATTAACGGCTTGTACCATTTCAATCACTTTATCAAAATCGCGGTTATCACGTACTTCGCGCCATGCGGCACCCATGCACAAACGAGATGCGCCGCCTGCTTTAGCTTTTTGAGCAGCAGCTACGACTTCATATTTAGGTAAAATGGCATGCACATTAACGCCGGTTTGAAAACGTGCAGCTTGCGGGCAATAAGCACAATCTTCAGGGCATCCACCGGTTTTAACAGAAATCAGCGAGCTGATCTGCACTTCAGCGTAGTCTTTATTTTCGCGGTGAACGGTTGCCGCCCGGTAGATCAAGTCCAGTAATGGCGTATGGTATATTTCAGAAATTTCTTCTTTGGTCCAGTCGTGTCTTATTTCAGTCATTGGATAGAACTTTAAACTGTGGCAAATTTATAATAAAAGCTTTGTTGCCAACCATAGTGGCATCAAAAAACCTATACAGTCTGTAAAAGTGGTAATAATAATGGACGAAGCTACGGCGGGGTCGATACCCACACGCTTAAGCAGCAGCGGTATTGTGGCACCAGTAAGGCCGGCAACAATTAAATTACCTGTCATAGCTAAAAACATAACCAGTCCTAACGTAGGATTGGCATCATAAACAAGCGCTACAATAAAAACAATTAACCCAGTGGTGGCGCCATTGGTCATTCCAACCAAAAACTCCTTAATTACAGTAATATAAGCCTGCTTATCTGTTAAATCGCTTAATGATATGCGCCTTACGGTAACAGCCAGTGCCTGAGTAGCTGCATTACCGCCCATACCTGCAATAATGACCATGTAGGCCGAAATGATTGGTATTTTCTTCGCCGTTTCATCAAAGCTCCGGATAACAGAAGCTGCTAAAAATGCTGTTGCCAAATTTATAACTAGCCAAGGCAAGCGGCTTTTAATGGCATCCTGCCAGCTACCTCCTAATTCCTCATCCTCAGAAACACCGGAAATTTTCAGAATGTCTTCTGTATTCTCCTCCTCCAGCACATCCATAATGTCGTCGACCGTAATACGGCCGAGCAATCTCATGCCATCATCTACGACGGGAATACTAGTTAAATTGTATTGTGAGAAAAGCTTGGCTACTTCTTCCTGATCGAGATCTGCTTTAACATATACAAACTCCGTATTTACTAATTGAGATACGGTTACTTGCCTTTTCGCTTTTATGATATCTTTAATAGAAAGTATACCTTTCAGTTCGTTATTATCATTTACGGCATAAAGCGTATAGAACTCTTCCATCTGCTCCGACTGGAGAATGATTTCTTCCAAAGCCTCATTCTTAGTAAAATTGATGTTAACTTTAATGAGGTCGGTATTCATCAAACCACCGGCCGTTTCCTCGTCATAGTTGAGTAAGGCGCGTATGTTCGTCGCGTCTTCCTCATCAATCTCACCTAAAATTTCCTGTTGATCGCTCTCGTCTAGTTGT
Protein-coding sequences here:
- the mgtE gene encoding magnesium transporter; its protein translation is MQSFEIDKSDLQRLKAALDGSDADLQQVLQQYHTSEIAILFEKLSPAERERIINVLPAEEASEVISEMDDADHPAELLINLTPEKRSEIVEELDYDDATDLISQLDESDQQEILGEIDEEDATNIRALLNYDEETAGGLMNTDLIKVNINFTKNEALEEIILQSEQMEEFYTLYAVNDNNELKGILSIKDIIKAKRQVTVSQLVNTEFVYVKADLDQEEVAKLFSQYNLTSIPVVDDGMRLLGRITVDDIMDVLEEENTEDILKISGVSEDEELGGSWQDAIKSRLPWLVINLATAFLAASVIRSFDETAKKIPIISAYMVIIAGMGGNAATQALAVTVRRISLSDLTDKQAYITVIKEFLVGMTNGATTGLIVFIVALVYDANPTLGLVMFLAMTGNLIVAGLTGATIPLLLKRVGIDPAVASSIIITTFTDCIGFLMPLWLATKLLL
- a CDS encoding organic hydroperoxide resistance protein; the protein is MEKVYTAVVTAKGGRDGHIKSSDGIIDLDLKKPVEMGGEGGSFTNPEQLFAGAYGACYLGALGSVAKKDNIDVSEATAEVHVSFNKDDNAYVLSAELHVHIPGMSLDETQQLADKAHRACPYSKAVRGNIEVKVIAV
- the bioB gene encoding biotin synthase BioB, encoding MTEIRHDWTKEEISEIYHTPLLDLIYRAATVHRENKDYAEVQISSLISVKTGGCPEDCAYCPQAARFQTGVNVHAILPKYEVVAAAQKAKAGGASRLCMGAAWREVRDNRDFDKVIEMVQAVNELDMEVCCTLGMLTESQAQRLADAGLYAYNHNLDTSEEDYKRIITTRTYDDRLKTIENVRKAKISVCSGGIIGLGETVEDRISMLKTLSNMPKHPESVPVNALVPVQGTPLAEQPRVSVWDMVRMIATARIIMPRTVVRLSAGRTEMSTVEQALCFMAGASSIFAGEKLLTTPNPSFDEDMAMFELLGLTPRKAFKNGRPNQLPITESAEVAVS
- a CDS encoding putative DNA modification/repair radical SAM protein, encoding MDEKRIIEKLNILADAAKYDVSCASSGSKRKNENKGLGNASNGICHTYTEDGRCVSLLKILLTNHCIFDCAYCVSRSSNDIKRAAFTVQEVVDLTINFYRRNYIEGLFLSSGIFKDADFTMERLVRVAKKLRTEHKFNGYIHLKSIPGASDELMREAGLYADRLSVNLEMPTEEGLKLLAPEKNRQDMIQPMGFLKNEIILRTEEKTLFKKAPIFAPAGQSTQVIVGATPETDHQVLHTANHFYKNFNLKRVYYSGYVPVISDKRLPDLHTSVPMVRENRLYQADWLMRFYGFQVNEIVNGQNPHLDLDIDPKLSWGLRNLHVFPIDINKADLQLILRVPGIGLQSAHKIVSARLFGRLNWDQLKKIGVALNRAKYFITCHSPQFEKRDLTGTAIKQYILSQSQSKYLKNSVTQLNLF